The Callospermophilus lateralis isolate mCalLat2 chromosome 18, mCalLat2.hap1, whole genome shotgun sequence nucleotide sequence CATTTCCCTACTGTGCTTCATGTTGTGAATCAGGTGTCTGTGTGGGGCTCTCTCTTGGCCTTGTGTTCTGTGCAACGGGTGACTTGTCTGTCCCTTGGGCCAACTGGTTGTCTGTTCCTTGGGCCAGTACCACCCCATCTTAATTATCGTAACTTTGTGGAAGATCTTGATATCTGATAATGAAAGTCCTCTGTCTTCATTTCTCTTCACAGTCTCCTCATCTGTTTTTGATCCTTTGcattttcttataaatttcaAGATCAGCTTATCAGTTTCTACCAAAAacatgaaaccaaaaccaaacaccAACATTCCTGGGATTTTGACTGGGGTTGTGTCTTTCCTTGTATTTGGGATTTAAGTTTCCTCAATAGCGTTTTCTAATTTTTATGTAAAGATCTTGCATATCTATCACTGAATATTTTTTCTAGGTATTTGATTTCTGTTAgtattattatatattacatttttgtttgttagCTGTTGGTATTTAGAAATACAATAGGTTTTTTTCCTAACCTTGTATCTAATAAACttgtccatttatttatttttttatattttttattgattttatttttaaatacatgacagcggaatgcattacaattcttattgtaatttttcatatctcggtagataaagtatgttcacaacaattcatgtcttcatacatgtattttggataacgatgtccatcacattccaccatcatcgcTAACCccttgtcccctcccttcccctcccacctgatGTTCCATGCAACTGGTGATTTGTCTGTTCCTtgggccctatctaaagtttgtctatttctcctaTGCTACCTTCccgactatgagtcagtcaccttatatcagagaaaacattcgccattcgtttttttgggattggctaacttcacttagcattatcttctccaactccattcatccatttacctgcaaatgccataattttattctcttttattgctgagtaatattccattgtgtatatatgccacattttttaatccattcatctattgaagggcatctagattggttccacagtttagttattgtgaattgtgctgctataaacattgatgtggctgtgtgcctgtagaatgctgtttttaagtcctttgggtatagtccaaggagagggatagctgggtcaaatggtggttccgttcccagattccaaggaatctccgtactgctttccatgttggctgtaccaatttgtagtcctaccagcaatgtatgagtgtaccttttccccacatcctcgccaacatttattgttgtttgtcttcataatagctgccattctgactggagtgagatggtatcttagagatgatgaacattttttcatatatttgttgattgattgtatatcctcttctgagaagtgtctgttcaggtccctggccctttattgattgtgttatttgggtttttggtgtttagctttttgagttctttatttaccctagagattagtgctataTTTCTATTGCTAAGaagaaacctctctctctctctctctctctctctctctatctatctatctatctatctctctatctatctctctatctctatctctatttatttattttggtagtaaagattgaacccagggcatttaaccactaagccacactccTAGccctcttaatattttattttgagacaggacctcactaagttgctgaggctggctttgaacttgccatcctcctgcctcagccttccaagtcactgggattacaggcatgtgccactgcggcTGGCCAGTAAACTTGTGTAAATTGCTTATTGATTCCAACAATTTATAGATTCTGATATAGATTCTTTGTTATCATGTCATTGCAAACCATGATCATcttatttcttccttattttccttttcttgtttTATTGCACTGGCTAAGACTTCCAGTGCTGATAGTGGGTATCCTTGTCTTTCTCCCAACCTTAGAGGgaaaaatatcaatatttttgTGGATATTCTCTATCAGATTAGGTTTCTTTCTATTCTTCATTGTCATTTTTTTCACCAATGGGTGTTGAATTTTTTCAGTGACTCTGCCAAATACTTCTGCATTGAGtcttttatttaatatatttaatagtCATTGCTGAAAGTCTGAGTGTGTTACTTCCTCTGAGTCCCCCCTTTTGGTTGCtttgttctcttttgttttagtgaccttGGCTCATCAGAGTCTTTAGGAAACCTGGGGATCTAAACTGAGGTTGATGTGGGGATTGTGGCAGGGATGGGGGTCCCTCCCAGCTGCCCGGGCTTGGTTTGCTCATCTTGAGTTTTGCTTGTCACGAGCACTTCACTTGGCTTCACCTTTCTTCCCTCTCCGTGTCCATCCTGGGTGGGCAGTGCCAAAGTCAGCATCTGAGGGTCCTGTTTCTACCCCTTGTTTCACTTTCCTTTAGGGAGAGCCTCAGGGGTGCCTCTTCTATTCTAATGCCCACAAGCACTTCCCATTCATGCTCTAGGTCCCCTCCTGCCTGCTAGGGCAGGAGTTACTTTCCCTCTAGCACAGCCATCCCCCTCCCCGCTTCAGAGCAGGTCCTCTGTCTTCCAAGGCTCCTCCCACTTCTGGCAGCTCCTGGCCCAATCTCCTTTGTTGGATTGTCCTTCTCTTTCCAATCACTAAATGTCTGCACCCCTGAGGGCGTGGTCCCAGCCTCTGGGCCTCTAACTATGCTCCCTGCTTGGATGGCCACCTCCTGCCCTGAGACAGCTGGATGTGTGACTCCAGCCCTGACTCTGAATCCAGGCTTGTACATACACTTGCCAACATTGCATCTGGGTTTCGAGACCGAATGGGCACCCGGCTTAGCGTGTGTAGGATGACACTTTGGATTCCATATGCCCCTTGCTCTGCTCGCATCCCCTGAGAGAACCGTGTAAGGCAGCAGGTCCTCTGGTGAATCCTCAAGGAGTGGGTTCTTGGGCTGGGCTGTTGGTAGCTCAGTCCCCGTGGTGTGTGCCTGGGCCACCACCTTCTGCTGCAGGTGCTCTTGGTGGCCGTGACCCTAGAGGGACATGGGGTGAGGTGCTGAATCAAACCGCCCCTGCATGTGGCGCTGTAATCAGAACTGTTCTCTCCTCTTGCTCTGCCTCCCGCCCTGTCTGCTGCCGGCCCCTGTCTGCAACCACCCACTCGCTGCATGGCAGAAGTCCTCCAGCTCCGCGTCCTCCGAAGCCTCGGAAACATGCCAGTCTGTTAGCGAGTGCAGCTCCCCCACCTCGGTCAGTGCCCCCAGCCCCGTCCCAGGAAAATCACCAGCTGTTCAAGCTGTGCCCTCCCAATATGGGGTCAGCACCCCAGAGAGGCCCAGGTTCAGCCAGAGGACCCCTCAGCCACTCCCTACACAGCCACATCTCTCTCTTCTGGGACTCCCTGCTCTGCCCCTGGGGCTTGTGGGACAGCAGCCATACCCACCCTCCAGGCTCTGGCCTGAGCCATTGCACTGAAGGCCCCTCACAGACCTGGACaccctgagcctcaaccccagtgaAGGGCCCCATTGGCTCTGGGCAGCAAGGCCAAGAGTCCCCCTGACCTGCCTGCCACACCCTGCAGGACTGGACCAAGGCTGGCCCCCACGAGCAGCCCTCAGGCGCCACGCTGCAGCGGAGGAAGGACCGAGTGGAGCTTCTCCGAGACAATGAGCCAGGCCCCGCTAGTGGAGGCACCCTGGGCCCCAGTGGAGAAGAGGTGCCACGCCCTCGGATGTCCCCTGCCACCATCGCAGCCAAGGTAGGCGGGCAGCTCCCCAGGCGGCCTAGCCAGGACCCCCTGAACTCCCAGCTCAATGCCAGGAGGCCCAGCAAGGGGTCTCCAGGGCCAGCTTCAGCCGCCTAGTGGGGCTGCCTGGAGTCCAGGCAGAGGGTAGAAAGGAAGAGAGACTTCAGTTTGCAATTTTACCTCCCCCAGCATGGCGAGGAGGTGTCCCCTGCGGCCAGCGACCTGGCCATGGTGCTGACCCGCGGCCTGAGCCTGGAGCACCAGAAGAGCAGCAGGGATTCGCTGCAGTACTCGAGCGGCTACAGCACGCAGACCACCACGCCCTCGTGCTCCGAGGACACCATCCCCTCCCAAGGTGGGTCTGCAGGAGGCCATCCCCAGCCGAAAGTGTGTGGGAGGCCTTCACAGCCTGTGGCCCCACCCCACAGGGACAGCTGGGACTGGGCCGCACACGAGGGCCCCGTTCTTCCCTCTCCATGTCCATCCTgggtgggctggggctcaggggacaCCTGGACCCTAGGCTCACTGCATCTTGTGTCCCCAGGCTCCGACTATGACTGCTACTCTGTGAATGGGGACGCGGACAGCGAGGGCCCCCCTGAGTTTGACAAGTCGTCCACCATCCCGCGCAACAGCAACATCGCCCAGAACTACCGCCGCCTGATCCAGACCAAGCGCCCAGCCTCCACCGCGGGGCTGCCCACCGCCGGGCTGCCCACAGCCACGGGCCTGCCCTCCGGCGCCCCACCCGGCGTGGCCACCATCCGCCGCACACCCTCCACCAAGCCCACTGTACGCCGTGCCCTGTCTAGTGCCGGCCCCATCCCCATCCGGCCACCCATCGTCCCTGTGAAGACACCCACGGTACCCGACTCTCCTGGCTACGTGGGACCCACGCGGGCAGGCAGCGAGGAGTGTGTCTTCTACACGGATGAGGCCGCCTCGCCCCTGGCACCGGACCTCGCCAAGGCCTCCCCGAAGAGGCTCAGCCTGCCCAACACAGCCTGGGGCAGCCCGTCGCCGGAGGTGGCCAGCTACTCCACAGCGGGGGCCGGGCTGGCGGCTGAGGATGACGAGGAGCAGCAGCTGGCCGCCAACCGGCACAGCCTGGTGGAGAAGCTTGGGGAGCTGGTGGCAGGTGCCCACGCCCTGGGCGAGGGCCAGTTCCCCTTCCCCACCGGCCTGTCTGCCACCCCAGCAGAGGAGACGCCTACCCCACCCCCTGCTGCCACCAGCGACCCCCCAGCCGAAGACATGCTGGTGGCCATTCGACGCGGGGTCCGGCTCCGCAGGACCGTCACCAATGACAGGTCTGCGCCCCGCATCTTATGATGGCGCCACCCTCCCCACCCTGTCTGGCCCCAGCACAAGCAGGTGGCCTGGTCTGTGAGCAGCAGCCACTCAGCACAGGCACAGTCAGGAGAAAGAACAGCGCCAGGGACCAAGCAAAGCCACTTTATGGAAGAGACACCCAGGCTGGACCACAGCGTTTAACGGGATGTGACTTCTTTAACAAACCTCGCAGGACAGGTGGAGCCTGCAGGCCTCGAACTGGTTTTGGAGCCTGTTTTCTACTTCCCTTGcccactctgtccctcctctcaggCCCTGCCTTTtccaaaccctcagagcccagccTGCCTCGTGCCAACCCTGGCCCACCTGGCCTGGGGTCCAGAGCTGCTCCCCAGAGTCACGGTGCCCTGGCTCAGTCTTGAATGCCAGCCCTTCCTGTCCCTTCATGAGCCCCTACACCCCTCCCCTCTACCTCTGCCTCTTCCAGGTCCCTCTCCACCTGAGTGGCAGGGTGGCTGTGGAGGGGCCAGTGTCCAATCAGCTGGGGTATCTTAATTTGTGGCTAGAATTAGGGGAGCAGGTTGGAGTTTGGAGACCAGGCCAACCCATGGGGACGGGAGTCCAAGTGGAGTCACGGGGAGGAAGGACATGGAGTGGGCCTGCATGTGGAAGGCGCAGGGGACCCTCCCACCTCCTCTCCCATGTGAGGGGTGGCAGGAAGGGGACTCACTAGGGCAGCAGGAAAAGGAAGGCAGAGGTCCAGGGGGTTGCCTGGCCAGCCACACAGGAGTTGCCTCAGATATCCCGTTCTCATCTGGCACACCAAGACTTTTAACTAGTGGCACTTTGGGGGTCACAGTTGCAGCCTCCTTTGGGGTCGGGGGCTGGAGCAGTAGACGGTATGGAgggttattttataaatataataaattggAGCTGACCCCAGACAAGGACTGTGTGGGGGGCGAGCTGGTGGTACAGGGTGTGTGTCTTCGAGTGCCTGAGAGTGGGAGGTCACAGGGTGGCCTGATAGGCCTATGGCAGGAGAAGGGCAGAATCAAACTCCCCTGAAGCGGGGGGAAACTGTTCTCTCCAGTATCTCCAGTGTAGCCAAAATTAggctggagagggcagggccagGGTGTCTCTGGGCCTGTCTGCTGGGGTTTGAGGGAGCTGCAGCCCTGGGGTGGGGGAGCAGGAGCAGGTGATGGGCTGTGACTCTGTTGCCAGCAGAGATGCCCAGGATGGCCCTGTGtaggcctgggcctgggctggCAGCAGGGCTGGGCAGAGGAATGGGGCACCCTCCTCTGTGAGGCCAAGTCTGAGCGGGTAAAAGCACGTGAGCCTAGGGCGAGTGGAGGGAATCAGGGTGGACTGTGGGTGGTAAAGAGAGCAGCAGAGCCCCAAGGGGGCATCTCGCTGGGCGTCAGGAGAGCACTTTGCCTTGGTGTGGAGGGAATGGTGTTGGGGCCGGTCCAGGCTTGAGCTCCTGGGAGTTCTTGGGCCGTGAACTGGGATCTCCGCAGGGTTGACCCAGTGTGAGTGAGTCCTGCTGGGCTCCCTGGGGACTGCTGGAGAAGGGTCCCTGCAGGTCCCTAGATCTGAGAACTGCCTGGCGGAGCCCATGGCCCACCGAGCTCCCGGCCGTGGGAACCCAGAGAGCAGGTGATGAGTTTGGGGTCCCTGGGGTGGAGTTTCTGCTGCACCTTCCCCGCTCAGGGCTGCGTCGGGTTTGCCCAGGTGACCTGATGGGGTGGGAAGCAGCATGTGTGAGGGGACAGTGAGGAGCAGCGGGAGGGCAGGCATGGCCTCTGCGCCAGGAGTGTGGCTGGTCACAGGGGTCCCTGGAGGAAGAGCTCACCGCCTCCTGGGGGCTCCACAGGCCCTGATGGGCAGTGGGGGCTGGGGCTTCCCAGGAGAAGGTGGGGGGCACTGCCTCCCCTCCCCTGAGCCCCCAGGGCTGTACATACTCCGTCCCCTCGTCTGTTCCCTGACCACCCCCTGCTTCCCTCGTCATTTAGTGACCACCTCATAGCGCCCCCCCCCCTTCCGGGATCCGAGCCAACAATCCTGCGTCATAAACTTTGGTTTGTGGGGGGGGGCTTCtttacatttgtttatttttcattttgtacaGAGAACTGTTCTTTTCAAAAGCGTCTTTTGACTGCAGTAACTTTTCTGGTGCTGTTAACttgttcctttttttaatttattttccctccCCAAGGCCCCCCCACCCCTTTCCTCTTcacccttccccacacacacacccctcgccACCCCTTCATCCCCCCTGAACCATCTCGTTCCTTTTCTTTCCGTTGGCTTTTGGATAAAtcctcctctcctcctgcccCCTCCACTCCATCCGCCCCTTGATTTAAATAGTCACTGCTACAAGTAACAAATGCACTGTGAGGATCCAGTATTAATAAAGTCGTACTGTAATTAACACCCCTGCCTCTGCCTGGATTCCCTGGGCTGCAGCTGCTCACCTGCCTTCCCCTCCTGCAGCCTGACCTTGGTCACCCCAGGCCCCAGGGGCTGCGAGCCACGTGGGTCTCCCTGAGGCAGGGGCAGGAATGGCTGAGGCTCGAACCTGGCCTGGGATCTTGGAGGTGCCTCACTCTGCCCCTGCTGGGAGCAGCCCAAGGGAAGGAAAAATGAAAGATGGCCAGGGTCACTGCCAAGGGACCCAAACGCCCCGGCAGACACTCCTCAGGGCCACCAAGGCGCCACAGGCTAGGAAAGGGCTGAAAGGAACTCTGTCCTCCTCGGTCCCCGGGTATGGCTTCGCCCACTCCAGATGCAGCCCTCTGCCGCAGCCTGGTCGGCCCAGCCCTCCTCCGCCTCCTGCACTAGGCCGGCCCCCAGCCCCTCAGGCTCACTCTCCCAGATGAAAGCAAAAcccaacaaaaccaaacaaaatgggcatttaatagaaaaaaaagaatctggaAGAGCATCCACTGTGGCAAGATGTGGCATGTGGCTCTGCCCTTGGACAGCCCTCCCCATCAGTCCAGCTGGAAAGCCTCCGTGAGTCCCAGAGTCCCACGTGGGCCCGTCCCTGCCCAGGGATGCGCTGGCTGCTGTGGCCCCAGGAGACTGCAGCACCACCTGCAGGCAGGGGAGGCCACGAGGGTGGCACCAGGTCTCCCTGACCCCCACGGCTCCAAGTGAGAGCAAGTAAGGTATGAAAGGTGGGAAGCTGAGCCCAACGGTGGCACAGAATCCCCCGGAGGGAAGAACACCTTCCCCAAGGGCCTCTCTCAAGGCGGGGTCTCCCCCTCCACACAGCAAAGTCTTGGGCCTAGTCCAGCTCCCAGGAGTCCTCAGGTGTCCCCACCCAGGGCCAGCACACAGGCCGATCAGGGC carries:
- the Mtss2 gene encoding protein MTSS 2 isoform X2; its protein translation is MDGEWEPQSCQLYTAGTDSRQVGRKSQGTGSQRQAPLMPAALSSALSPPRGREPALLRGKAALKKVTSLGNIWGIQTRLSPTAPSHRVSHPLPPLSQSSYPIWEDFNSKATKLHSQLRTTVLAAVAFLDAFQKVADMATNTRGATRDIGSALTRMCMRHRSIETKLRQFTNALLESLINPLQERIEDWKKSANQLDKDHAKEYKRARHEIKKKSSDTLKLQKKARKGKGDLQPQLDSALQDVNDMYLLLEETEKQAVRRALIEERGRFCTFITFLQPVVNGELTMLGEITHLQGIIDDLVVLTAEPHKLPPASEQVIKDLKGSDYSWSYQTPPSSPSSSSSRKSSMCSLAQPATATTRLSSVSSHDSGFISQDATYSKPPSPMPSDITSQKSSSSASSEASETCQSVSECSSPTSDWTKAGPHEQPSGATLQRRKDRVELLRDNEPGPASGGTLGPSGEEVPRPRMSPATIAAKHGEEVSPAASDLAMVLTRGLSLEHQKSSRDSLQYSSGYSTQTTTPSCSEDTIPSQGSDYDCYSVNGDADSEGPPEFDKSSTIPRNSNIAQNYRRLIQTKRPASTAGLPTAGLPTATGLPSGAPPGVATIRRTPSTKPTVRRALSSAGPIPIRPPIVPVKTPTVPDSPGYVGPTRAGSEECVFYTDEAASPLAPDLAKASPKRLSLPNTAWGSPSPEVASYSTAGAGLAAEDDEEQQLAANRHSLVEKLGELVAGAHALGEGQFPFPTGLSATPAEETPTPPPAATSDPPAEDMLVAIRRGVRLRRTVTNDRSAPRIL
- the Mtss2 gene encoding protein MTSS 2 isoform X3; protein product: METAEKECGALGGLFQAIVNDMKSSYPIWEDFNSKATKLHSQLRTTVLAAVAFLDAFQKVADMATNTRGATRDIGSALTRMCMRHRSIETKLRQFTNALLESLINPLQERIEDWKKSANQLDKDHAKEYKRARHEIKKKSSDTLKLQKKARKGKGDLQPQLDSALQDVNDMYLLLEETEKQAVRRALIEERGRFCTFITFLQPVVNGELTMLGEITHLQGIIDDLVVLTAEPHKLPPASEQVIKDLKGSDYSWSYQTPPSSPSSSSSRKSSMCSAPSSSSSAKGGGAPWSGGAQTYSPSSTCRYRSLAQPATATTRLSSVSSHDSGFISQDATYSKPPSPMPSDITSQKSSSSASSEASETCQSVSECSSPTSDWTKAGPHEQPSGATLQRRKDRVELLRDNEPGPASGGTLGPSGEEVPRPRMSPATIAAKHGEEVSPAASDLAMVLTRGLSLEHQKSSRDSLQYSSGYSTQTTTPSCSEDTIPSQGSDYDCYSVNGDADSEGPPEFDKSSTIPRNSNIAQNYRRLIQTKRPASTAGLPTAGLPTATGLPSGAPPGVATIRRTPSTKPTVRRALSSAGPIPIRPPIVPVKTPTVPDSPGYVGPTRAGSEECVFYTDEAASPLAPDLAKASPKRLSLPNTAWGSPSPEVASYSTAGAGLAAEDDEEQQLAANRHSLVEKLGELVAGAHALGEGQFPFPTGLSATPAEETPTPPPAATSDPPAEDMLVAIRRGVRLRRTVTNDRSAPRIL
- the Mtss2 gene encoding protein MTSS 2 isoform X4, whose product is MTPKSSYPIWEDFNSKATKLHSQLRTTVLAAVAFLDAFQKVADMATNTRGATRDIGSALTRMCMRHRSIETKLRQFTNALLESLINPLQERIEDWKKSANQLDKDHAKEYKRARHEIKKKSSDTLKLQKKARKGKGDLQPQLDSALQDVNDMYLLLEETEKQAVRRALIEERGRFCTFITFLQPVVNGELTMLGEITHLQGIIDDLVVLTAEPHKLPPASEQVIKDLKGSDYSWSYQTPPSSPSSSSSRKSSMCSAPSSSSSAKGGGAPWSGGAQTYSPSSTCRYRSLAQPATATTRLSSVSSHDSGFISQDATYSKPPSPMPSDITSQKSSSSASSEASETCQSVSECSSPTSDWTKAGPHEQPSGATLQRRKDRVELLRDNEPGPASGGTLGPSGEEVPRPRMSPATIAAKHGEEVSPAASDLAMVLTRGLSLEHQKSSRDSLQYSSGYSTQTTTPSCSEDTIPSQGSDYDCYSVNGDADSEGPPEFDKSSTIPRNSNIAQNYRRLIQTKRPASTAGLPTAGLPTATGLPSGAPPGVATIRRTPSTKPTVRRALSSAGPIPIRPPIVPVKTPTVPDSPGYVGPTRAGSEECVFYTDEAASPLAPDLAKASPKRLSLPNTAWGSPSPEVASYSTAGAGLAAEDDEEQQLAANRHSLVEKLGELVAGAHALGEGQFPFPTGLSATPAEETPTPPPAATSDPPAEDMLVAIRRGVRLRRTVTNDRSAPRIL
- the Mtss2 gene encoding protein MTSS 2 isoform X5, translating into METAEKECGALGGLFQAIVNDMKSSYPIWEDFNSKATKLHSQLRTTVLAAVAFLDAFQKVADMATNTRGATRDIGSALTRMCMRHRSIETKLRQFTNALLESLINPLQERIEDWKKSANQLDKDHAKEYKRARHEIKKKSSDTLKLQKKARKGKGDLQPQLDSALQDVNDMYLLLEETEKQAVRRALIEERGRFCTFITFLQPVVNGELTMLGEITHLQGIIDDLVVLTAEPHKLPPASEQVIKDLKGSDYSWSYQTPPSSPSSSSSRKSSMCSLAQPATATTRLSSVSSHDSGFISQDATYSKPPSPMPSDITSQKSSSSASSEASETCQSVSECSSPTSDWTKAGPHEQPSGATLQRRKDRVELLRDNEPGPASGGTLGPSGEEVPRPRMSPATIAAKHGEEVSPAASDLAMVLTRGLSLEHQKSSRDSLQYSSGYSTQTTTPSCSEDTIPSQGSDYDCYSVNGDADSEGPPEFDKSSTIPRNSNIAQNYRRLIQTKRPASTAGLPTAGLPTATGLPSGAPPGVATIRRTPSTKPTVRRALSSAGPIPIRPPIVPVKTPTVPDSPGYVGPTRAGSEECVFYTDEAASPLAPDLAKASPKRLSLPNTAWGSPSPEVASYSTAGAGLAAEDDEEQQLAANRHSLVEKLGELVAGAHALGEGQFPFPTGLSATPAEETPTPPPAATSDPPAEDMLVAIRRGVRLRRTVTNDRSAPRIL